Genomic window (Lewinellaceae bacterium):
CATCCGTACGGATGCGCCTCAAAAATGCCTTGCCCAGCGAAAAAATATTTAGGCACTTGGCCCAACTTATTTAATTTTCATCCCTTTACCGATTAAAACAGGGCAAACATCTAAAAATCTGCAATGAAGATAGATAAGCAGTTAATTTCGAAGCTTGAACACCTGGCGCGCCTGGAATTGTCAGATCAGGAAGCCGGGCGCCTGATGGCGGACCTCAACAGCATCCTCGAAATGGTCGAAAAACTTCAGGAACTGGATACCTCTGAAACCGAGCCACTGGTGTACATCAATGAAGATGTCAATGTACTCCGGGAAGACGCGGTGGCAGGGCAGGTGAGCCGGGAGGATGCCCTGCGCAATGCGCCGGATCAGGCGGGCGGCCACTTCCAGGTGCCGAAAGTCATAGATTTAGGATAAAACGTAAAACGATTGGCATGAGCGTAATGATCTCCGTTAAAGAATTGACCAAGACCTATATCATGGGCGCAGCTAAAGTGCACGCGCTGCAGGGCGTGTCGCTGGATATCCAACGCAACGAGTTCGTCGCGCTGATGGGCCCCTCGGGTTCCGGAAAATCCACCTTGATGAACCTGCTGGGCTGCCTCGACACGCCGACCAGCGGAGCGTACTGGCTCAACGGCATCAATGTAAGCACGATGGAAGACAATGACCTGGCCGAAGTGCGCAACAAAGAGATCGGCTTCATCTTCCAAACTTTCAACCTGCTGCCCCGGCTCAGCGCACTGGAAAATGTGGCTTTGCCGCTGGTTTACGCAGGAGTGAGCAAAGCCGATCGCCGCGAAAAGGCCATGCAGGTGCTGGATGCAGTCGGGCTGGGCGACCGGGTAGAACACAAACCCAACGAGCTGTCCGGCGGGCAGCGCCAACGGGTGGCCATCGCCCGCGCCCTGGTCAACGACCCCTCCATCATCCTCGCCGATGAGCCCACCGGCAACCTCGACACCAAAACCTCCATCGAGATCATGGGCATCCTGGAGGAAATCCACCGGCAGGGCAACACCGTCATCCTGGTCACCCATGAACCGGATATCGCCGAGCACGCCCACCGCGCCGTCCGCCTCCGCGACGGCATGGTGGAAAGCGACGAGATCAATGAAAATATCATTACGGTGGATGATCCTGAGCATCGGTACAAGCAGGGCTGATTCGATTTTTGATTTTCGAAGTGTGACTTTTGATTTGGGAAGTTCGCAAATTCCCATTGCCCACTTAGGCACGAGGAAAGAATAAAGTGTTCAATTATGGGGCAGTAATTTTTGTGCCAGGCAAGGCGCGAAGAATGAAGATAGCCAAAGCTACCTGAGTGATGAGCAACGCAGCATGGCGCAAAAAGGACAAGCCAGAATGGACAGTTTATTCTTTCGTCGTGCCTTAATAGCATACATACTACTGGACATTTTAGGGGCTACCGTGTAAATGTGTGAAAGTGTA
Coding sequences:
- the gatC gene encoding Asp-tRNA(Asn)/Glu-tRNA(Gln) amidotransferase subunit GatC; protein product: MKIDKQLISKLEHLARLELSDQEAGRLMADLNSILEMVEKLQELDTSETEPLVYINEDVNVLREDAVAGQVSREDALRNAPDQAGGHFQVPKVIDLG
- a CDS encoding ABC transporter ATP-binding protein; its protein translation is MISVKELTKTYIMGAAKVHALQGVSLDIQRNEFVALMGPSGSGKSTLMNLLGCLDTPTSGAYWLNGINVSTMEDNDLAEVRNKEIGFIFQTFNLLPRLSALENVALPLVYAGVSKADRREKAMQVLDAVGLGDRVEHKPNELSGGQRQRVAIARALVNDPSIILADEPTGNLDTKTSIEIMGILEEIHRQGNTVILVTHEPDIAEHAHRAVRLRDGMVESDEINENIITVDDPEHRYKQG